The following proteins come from a genomic window of Syntrophales bacterium:
- the scpB gene encoding methylmalonyl-CoA decarboxylase: MKEIKENIGCITFNNPEKHNALNANMLREIIAALDDFKTAKVAVVIIRAREGVKVWSAGYDISELPKAHREPLGYENPLEVTLRTVEKYPGPVIAMVQGSVWGGACDLAITCDMIIGDPTCTFAITPAKIGIAYNASGILHFINRVGMNIAKEMFFSALPVDAHRAERCGILNHLVSTESLESFTLDLAQKIACRSTLSIAVMKEQFRILSEAHPISPYAFERIQSLRRDVYNSHDYEEGIRAFLEKRKPDFKGK; the protein is encoded by the coding sequence TTGAAAGAGATAAAAGAAAACATAGGATGCATTACTTTTAACAATCCTGAAAAACACAATGCACTGAACGCTAATATGTTAAGAGAGATAATCGCTGCTTTGGATGATTTCAAAACTGCAAAGGTCGCCGTGGTTATCATCCGGGCACGGGAAGGTGTGAAAGTATGGTCTGCCGGATACGATATCTCTGAGCTTCCAAAGGCACACAGGGAACCCTTAGGATATGAAAACCCCCTTGAAGTTACATTACGGACCGTTGAGAAATATCCCGGCCCCGTTATCGCCATGGTGCAGGGAAGTGTCTGGGGTGGAGCCTGCGACCTTGCCATCACCTGCGATATGATAATCGGCGATCCCACCTGCACTTTTGCAATCACACCAGCCAAAATAGGAATAGCGTATAATGCCTCGGGTATCCTTCATTTTATAAACAGGGTAGGCATGAACATTGCGAAAGAGATGTTCTTTTCCGCATTGCCTGTTGATGCCCATCGTGCGGAACGATGCGGAATATTAAATCATCTGGTTTCAACCGAGTCTCTCGAAAGTTTTACATTAGATCTGGCACAAAAAATTGCTTGCCGATCCACACTCTCGATTGCTGTCATGAAAGAACAGTTCCGGATACTTTCCGAAGCTCACCCCATTAGTCCTTATGCATTCGAAAGAATACAGTCGCTCAGAAGAGATGTTTATAACAGTCACGATTATGAAGAAGGCATCAGGGCATTCCTCGAAAAACGCAAACCTGATTTCAAGGGCAAGTGA
- a CDS encoding LysE family transporter: MEKLTAIFISSFIIAMSGAMMPGPVLTVTISESAKRGFRAGPMIVLGHGILEILLLVFLVLGFAGFINNPKVLGFAGIAGGLVLFWMSFGMLKGIQQLKLDLTPGKSAWGGPVVAGILTSLANPYWIIWWATIGLGYVIVSMEFGFIGLAVFFTGHILADLMWYSAISLFVSRGKRYISDRIYRGIIGSCAVVLIFFGIYFGVSGIRYFV, from the coding sequence TTGGAAAAACTAACAGCTATATTTATATCTTCGTTTATCATCGCCATGTCGGGTGCAATGATGCCCGGACCGGTACTTACCGTAACCATTAGCGAGAGCGCAAAGAGAGGTTTTCGTGCCGGTCCCATGATTGTTCTTGGTCATGGTATTCTTGAAATATTGCTACTCGTTTTCCTGGTTCTGGGGTTTGCAGGATTTATTAACAATCCTAAAGTATTAGGATTTGCAGGCATTGCAGGAGGTCTCGTTCTTTTCTGGATGTCTTTCGGTATGTTGAAAGGAATACAACAATTGAAGCTCGATCTTACCCCCGGGAAAAGCGCCTGGGGAGGGCCAGTGGTAGCGGGTATCCTGACCAGCCTGGCAAATCCATACTGGATAATATGGTGGGCAACAATCGGTCTCGGCTATGTTATCGTTTCGATGGAATTTGGTTTTATCGGCCTGGCAGTTTTTTTTACAGGGCACATACTGGCCGATCTCATGTGGTACAGTGCCATATCATTATTCGTTTCACGGGGGAAGAGGTATATAAGCGACAGAATATATCGTGGGATTATCGGTAGCTGTGCCGTTGTCCTCATCTTCTTCGGTATATATTTTGGGGTATCGGGAATACGGTACTTTGTATGA
- a CDS encoding four helix bundle protein yields the protein MKGRKTTLDYIRMLYISYGSVCELETQILLAGDLELIEKGVLGKLKKDIAESERMLKALIKSLKNKPWNPRPLESLDPLLQLNWRRTLKVDHAEGVYINFNSL from the coding sequence GTGAAAGGAAGAAAGACAACCCTGGATTACATTAGGATGCTTTATATATCTTATGGTTCTGTTTGCGAACTGGAAACGCAAATATTATTAGCAGGGGATTTGGAGTTAATTGAAAAAGGTGTATTGGGTAAATTAAAAAAAGACATAGCAGAAAGCGAAAGAATGTTAAAGGCGCTGATAAAGTCTCTAAAAAACAAACCCTGGAATCCTCGACCCCTTGAATCCTTGGACCCTCTTCTCCAACTAAATTGGAGAAGAACCTTAAAAGTTGACCACGCCGAAGGCGTATACATTAACTTTAACTCACTTTAG
- the coaBC gene encoding bifunctional phosphopantothenoylcysteine decarboxylase/phosphopantothenate--cysteine ligase CoaBC, protein MLKGKKIVLGITGGIAAYKSAELTRELIKRGAEVKVIMTANATKFITPLTFQTLSVNAVYTDMFSLIEEHEIGHISLADEAEILVIAPATANIIGKIASGLADDLLSTTVMATKAPVLICPAMNSNMYTNDIVKENMSKLASNNYFFIESAYGELACGAEGYGRLPPLDEIIEEIETILTESDLTGEKILITAGPTQEPFDPVRYITNHSSGKMGYALATMARRRGAEVTLISGPSSLPEPFGVKFFKVSSALEMRDTVMNNMQDSTVIIKAAAVADFRPATISDNKIKKGSDPLNVRLERNPDIISEIAQKKGSRILVGFAVETENLIENARNKMLKKNMDLIVANDVTRHGAGFQTDTNIVKILDREGGLEELPLLEKIEVADRILDRIKAIKVPKV, encoded by the coding sequence ATGTTAAAAGGAAAAAAGATTGTCCTCGGAATAACCGGCGGTATTGCCGCTTACAAATCGGCAGAGCTGACGAGAGAGCTTATAAAGAGGGGTGCCGAAGTAAAGGTCATCATGACTGCAAATGCAACTAAATTCATAACGCCTCTTACCTTCCAGACTCTTTCCGTAAATGCCGTCTATACGGATATGTTCTCCCTGATAGAGGAGCATGAAATCGGGCATATATCTCTCGCTGATGAAGCGGAGATACTCGTTATAGCGCCCGCGACCGCCAATATCATCGGAAAGATTGCATCCGGCCTGGCAGACGATCTGCTTTCAACGACTGTTATGGCTACAAAGGCCCCGGTTCTTATCTGCCCTGCCATGAATTCAAACATGTATACGAATGATATCGTTAAAGAAAACATGAGCAAGCTGGCCTCAAACAATTACTTCTTCATCGAATCGGCATACGGTGAACTGGCCTGTGGAGCAGAAGGATATGGAAGGCTTCCTCCGCTGGACGAGATTATTGAAGAAATTGAAACCATACTGACGGAAAGTGACTTAACAGGTGAGAAAATACTGATTACTGCAGGTCCTACGCAGGAGCCGTTTGACCCGGTAAGATATATAACAAATCACTCTTCCGGGAAAATGGGTTATGCCCTGGCAACAATGGCGAGGAGAAGGGGGGCTGAAGTTACATTAATCAGCGGCCCTTCATCTCTGCCAGAGCCATTCGGGGTAAAATTCTTTAAGGTATCAAGTGCCCTGGAGATGAGAGACACAGTGATGAATAATATGCAAGATTCAACTGTCATCATAAAGGCGGCTGCCGTGGCTGACTTTCGGCCTGCCACCATTTCAGACAATAAAATAAAAAAGGGGAGCGATCCGTTAAATGTTCGTCTTGAAAGAAATCCCGATATCATATCGGAAATTGCTCAAAAAAAGGGAAGTCGTATCCTGGTAGGATTTGCTGTCGAGACAGAAAATCTTATTGAAAATGCACGCAACAAGATGCTCAAAAAAAATATGGATCTCATAGTGGCAAATGACGTAACCCGGCACGGTGCGGGGTTCCAGACTGACACAAACATAGTAAAAATTCTCGACAGGGAAGGGGGATTAGAGGAATTGCCCCTTCTGGAAAAAATAGAAGTGGCAGACAGGATTCTGGACAGGATTAAGGCAATAAAAGTGCCTAAAGTTTAA
- a CDS encoding serine dehydratase beta chain — translation MNEGIATSIFDLFEIGLGPSSSHTIAPMKAGHDFLKEIRYLPAEVKKRAEDIEIILYGSLSATGKGHGTDRAVLAGLMGQHPHTCRSDFLDGLFTGDDALYRIDMEGHDVKLTEKSIVWKKGSHNYPFSNTLVIRLRGQKRVLFEKEYYSVGGGFLQWKGWNPPARGVPVYSYKTAAELKKIVDAQNIPVHELVIENETAITGMSGHDIREHIIRIIMAMESAVEGGIEREGVLPGPLGL, via the coding sequence ATGAACGAAGGCATTGCAACATCAATCTTTGATCTCTTTGAGATCGGTTTGGGTCCGTCGAGTTCGCACACTATCGCCCCCATGAAAGCAGGGCATGATTTCCTGAAAGAAATAAGATATCTCCCTGCTGAGGTTAAAAAGAGGGCTGAAGACATCGAAATCATTCTCTACGGATCTCTCAGTGCTACCGGTAAAGGTCATGGCACGGATCGGGCGGTATTAGCAGGACTTATGGGACAACATCCCCATACCTGCAGATCCGATTTTCTCGACGGTCTTTTTACAGGTGATGATGCCCTATACCGGATTGATATGGAAGGCCATGACGTAAAGCTCACGGAAAAAAGCATTGTCTGGAAAAAAGGATCTCATAACTATCCCTTTAGCAATACCCTGGTCATCAGGTTGAGGGGGCAGAAGAGAGTTCTTTTTGAAAAGGAATATTATTCGGTTGGTGGCGGTTTTCTGCAATGGAAAGGATGGAACCCACCTGCAAGGGGCGTTCCGGTATATTCCTATAAAACGGCTGCTGAGTTGAAAAAAATCGTGGATGCACAGAATATTCCCGTACATGAGCTGGTCATTGAAAACGAAACGGCCATTACGGGAATGAGCGGGCATGATATTAGAGAGCATATAATTCGTATCATCATGGCCATGGAGTCTGCCGTCGAAGGGGGAATTGAACGCGAAGGTGTTCTTCCGGGTCCTCTGGGTCTGCA
- a CDS encoding uracil-DNA glycosylase, protein MDSKQDMREELRLLVKGLKGHITAGVNSPGGLSHLYLKGECPSEATFDRSVTLEEIRGALGDCQRCSLHEARNNLVFGEGNPNADLVFVGEAPGADEDLQGRPFVGRAGQLLTKIINAMGLTREEVYICNILKCRPPGNRNPRPEEIRVCEPFLIEQIRAINPEVICALGTFAAHTLLNTDAPISLLRGKFHSYQGIKFMPTYHPAYLLRNPGAKKQVWEDAQMIMEVLKKSD, encoded by the coding sequence ATGGATTCAAAACAGGATATGAGAGAGGAGCTTAGACTCCTCGTGAAAGGTTTAAAAGGTCATATTACTGCTGGAGTGAACTCTCCGGGAGGGCTCTCTCATCTCTACCTTAAGGGGGAATGCCCTTCTGAGGCAACATTCGATCGATCCGTGACCCTTGAGGAGATAAGGGGAGCCCTCGGGGATTGTCAAAGATGTTCTTTGCATGAAGCGAGGAACAATCTTGTTTTTGGTGAGGGAAATCCGAATGCGGATCTTGTTTTCGTGGGTGAGGCTCCAGGTGCGGATGAAGATCTTCAGGGAAGGCCATTTGTCGGGCGAGCCGGACAACTCTTAACAAAGATCATAAACGCCATGGGTTTGACAAGGGAAGAAGTCTATATATGCAACATTCTGAAATGTCGTCCCCCCGGAAACCGTAATCCCAGACCGGAGGAAATACGAGTATGTGAACCCTTCTTGATAGAGCAGATCCGGGCAATTAACCCTGAGGTTATCTGTGCTCTCGGTACATTTGCCGCGCATACACTGCTCAATACAGATGCCCCTATCTCATTGCTCAGAGGGAAATTTCACTCTTATCAGGGGATAAAATTTATGCCCACTTATCATCCGGCTTACCTCCTGAGAAATCCCGGTGCGAAGAAGCAGGTATGGGAAGATGCCCAGATGATAATGGAGGTACTAAAAAAGAGTGACTAA